A part of Pseudomonadota bacterium genomic DNA contains:
- the recF gene encoding DNA replication/repair protein RecF, producing MALENLKIQGFRCLTNVELELNPVGNLISGPNASGKTSLLEAVFFLSRARSFRTAYLDQLVQDGAAECVVTGRIRDVSRETSLGVRCSRSKTEARIGGEPVGSLAELAQALPVQVIDPDIHKLLEEGPARRRRFLDWGVFHVEPGFLEIWRRYQRALRQRNAVLRQNGDRKAAKPWEIALVEAGNLIHDARTRQIQALKPAVAACAEELLGDTLELELSPGWGRDCGFQEALDKSWLRDRQHHATQVGPHRADLVVRFSGKVAKNRVSRGQQKMLASALLIGQLDVLENAVVSDRILLVDDPVAELDREHLERLMTAIQKRNLQLIITALAPDIAGVSGDFARFHVEQGKVSKVVQ from the coding sequence ATGGCCCTGGAAAATTTGAAAATCCAGGGGTTCAGATGTCTGACCAACGTCGAGCTGGAACTCAACCCGGTTGGCAATCTGATTAGTGGACCCAATGCCTCGGGTAAGACCAGCTTGCTGGAAGCGGTTTTTTTCCTGAGTCGTGCGCGGTCTTTTCGAACCGCATATCTGGATCAACTGGTTCAAGACGGGGCAGCGGAGTGCGTAGTCACGGGGCGGATTCGCGATGTTTCACGTGAAACATCGTTGGGGGTACGGTGCTCGCGTAGTAAGACCGAAGCCAGAATCGGCGGAGAACCTGTTGGCAGCTTGGCAGAGCTGGCACAAGCACTGCCGGTGCAAGTTATCGACCCGGATATTCACAAGTTACTGGAAGAAGGGCCAGCGCGGCGCAGGCGGTTCTTGGATTGGGGCGTGTTCCACGTGGAACCTGGTTTTCTGGAGATTTGGCGCCGCTATCAGCGGGCGTTGCGGCAAAGAAACGCCGTGTTGAGACAAAACGGCGACCGCAAGGCTGCCAAACCGTGGGAAATCGCGCTGGTAGAGGCGGGAAACCTGATTCATGACGCGAGAACGAGGCAAATTCAAGCCCTTAAGCCAGCGGTAGCAGCTTGTGCAGAGGAATTGCTGGGCGACACGCTGGAACTGGAACTCAGCCCGGGTTGGGGTAGAGATTGCGGGTTTCAGGAGGCGCTGGATAAATCCTGGTTGCGGGACCGTCAACACCATGCCACCCAGGTTGGCCCGCATCGGGCCGATCTGGTCGTGCGGTTTTCCGGAAAAGTGGCAAAAAACCGGGTGTCGCGCGGGCAACAAAAAATGCTGGCCAGTGCGCTACTCATCGGCCAGCTCGATGTGCTGGAAAACGCGGTGGTGAGTGACCGTATTTTGCTGGTAGACGACCCGGTGGCAGAGCTCGATCGAGAGCACCTGGAGAGGCTGATGACGGCGATTCAAAAGCGCAATCTGCAGTTGATAATCACGGCGCTGGCGCCAGATATAGCGGGCGTTTCAGGTGATTTCGCAAGGTTTCACGTGGAACAGGGAAAGGTGTCAAAGGTGGTACAATGA
- the dnaN gene encoding DNA polymerase III subunit beta, producing the protein MKLSAQREIFIEPLQAVIGVVERRQTMPILSNVLLVAKDGHLSVTATDLEVELVASSKINVKQDGEITVPGRKLLDIFRALPAAVKISLMLDGDRVQIRSGRSRFTLSTLPAAEFPVIDDIDAQVTLSISEKDAHRLLEKTQFSMAQQDVRYYLNGILLEAAEKTLRAVATDGHRLALCEVNLKEACKGEHQVIVPRKGVLELLRLLGGEGDISLEIGSNHIRAQVGSIRFTSKLIDGRFPDYRRVIPSAKSSPLTGDREILKQALHRAAILSNEKYRGIRLDVKGNSIRILAHNPEQEEAEEEVAVKYSGEDLEIGFNVNYLLDALSAVDSDQVEVGLIDSNSSCLITEPGSKSCKYVVMPMRL; encoded by the coding sequence ATGAAGCTTAGTGCTCAAAGAGAAATATTTATCGAACCATTGCAAGCGGTAATCGGTGTCGTCGAGAGACGCCAAACCATGCCAATCCTGAGCAACGTTTTGCTCGTCGCCAAAGACGGCCATTTGTCAGTAACGGCGACGGACCTCGAAGTTGAACTGGTGGCCAGCAGTAAAATTAATGTTAAACAGGATGGAGAAATCACTGTTCCTGGCCGGAAACTGCTCGATATTTTTCGGGCTTTGCCGGCGGCTGTGAAAATCAGCCTGATGCTGGACGGTGACAGGGTCCAGATTCGCTCGGGACGCAGTCGTTTTACGCTGTCGACTTTGCCGGCGGCCGAATTCCCGGTCATCGATGACATCGATGCACAGGTTACGCTTTCCATCAGCGAGAAAGACGCTCACCGGCTGTTGGAAAAAACCCAGTTCTCCATGGCTCAGCAGGATGTTCGTTATTACCTGAACGGCATACTGCTAGAGGCTGCGGAGAAGACGTTGCGCGCAGTTGCAACCGACGGCCACCGGCTGGCGCTGTGTGAAGTCAACTTGAAGGAAGCGTGCAAGGGTGAACACCAGGTTATCGTTCCGCGGAAGGGTGTGCTTGAACTACTTCGATTGCTTGGCGGAGAAGGAGATATCAGTCTGGAGATCGGCAGCAACCATATCCGTGCGCAAGTTGGTTCGATTCGTTTTACCTCAAAATTGATCGATGGTCGTTTCCCGGATTATCGTCGGGTGATCCCGAGCGCAAAGAGCAGCCCGTTGACCGGGGACCGCGAGATTCTGAAACAGGCCTTGCATCGTGCGGCGATTCTGTCCAATGAGAAATATCGGGGGATTCGTCTGGACGTGAAAGGCAACAGTATTCGAATTCTGGCACACAACCCGGAGCAGGAAGAAGCCGAAGAGGAAGTGGCGGTGAAATACAGTGGTGAAGACCTCGAGATTGGCTTCAATGTGAATTATCTGCTGGATGCGCTCTCTGCTGTCGATAGCGATCAGGTTGAAGTGGGATTGATCGATTCCAACAGTAGCTGTTTGATCACGGAACCCGGTTCAAAGAGCTGCAAATACGTGGTTATGCCGATGCGGCTCTGA